A portion of the Podospora pseudoanserina strain CBS 124.78 chromosome 2, whole genome shotgun sequence genome contains these proteins:
- a CDS encoding hypothetical protein (EggNog:ENOG503P7IM), with amino-acid sequence MFGRRHHAAPVVTTTAPRRRRGLFGGPRRTHHTTAAPITTSTRRRGGLFGGKRRHHATTTHHHHHTTVAPVHHQQRRPSIGDKISGAFLKLKGTLTGRPGQKAAGTRRMHGTDGRGSRRRFY; translated from the coding sequence atgTTCGGTCGCCGTCACCACGCCGCTCCTGTAGTCACTACTACCGCTCCCCGCCGTcgcagaggtctcttcggCGGCCCTCGTCGCACTCatcacaccaccgccgctcCCATAACTACCTCTACCCGTCGCCGAGGCGGTCTCTTTGGCGGAAAGCGCAGACATCATGCCACtaccacccatcaccaccaccacaccaccgtcGCCCCTGTCCATCACCAGCAGAGGCGGCCCTCCATCGGTGACAAGATCAGTGGTGCCTTCCTGAAGTTGAAGGGAACTCTCACTGGAAGACCTGGCCAGAAGGCTGCGGGCACGAGGAGGATGCATGGCACTGATGGCCggggaagcaggaggagattttACTAA
- a CDS encoding hypothetical protein (COG:T; EggNog:ENOG503NWTU) gives MDAHEKLLDPANVWVDSEKDGAYQQQPLLSQPHQQTKDGDSENKRSLPKRIYYRSIIGYLTSILGALILGCALLRLFAAEAPGNWTSWTTSTPHPPPTNNNNNNTYLLGVGKADITGPVVEINLMGYADPKQVGSGLRQRLYSRAFIVGNIDNPSDRLVYLVLDTQSGDTAVRYGILNALESLGEEYKVYGHHNVAVTGTHSHAGPAGWLNYLLPQITSKGFDHQGYRAIVDGAVESIRKAHQSLTPGYLSVGTTKVFGANINRSLFAYLANPEEERVRYNISIEDDGSVEKDLTLLKFERAADEKALGVLTWFPVHGTSLLGNNTLIAGDNKGVAAYLFEKSMRGENPDFVAGFSQASVGDTSPNVLGAWCEDGSGKMCSFENSTCPVDGKSQSCHGRGPGFQTPDSGARSCFEIGKRQFEPARKLFDEGGLTPVRGGWVKAFHKFHNMTGFEFELPGGRMAKTCPAALGYSFAAGTSDGPGAFDFTQHDGNENTTSPVWKVVSRFLKDANEEQRACHGAKPILLDVGEMERPYLWTPNVVDVQVFRVGQLFIIVSPGEATTMAGRRWKEAVRTSDEAGEDAVVVLGGPANSYTHYITTEEEYGIQRYEGASTLYGPHTLAAYINVTMGLLGYLNPDSPAPPPHDQKSMVYPPDNTNQSLSFIPSVVMDNAPLFKSFGDVLTDAEKGTPYVIGDVVKVRFVGANPRNNLKLGGTYAAVEKLGKDGTWERFRDDGDWSVIFEWERTSELMGWSEVTIGWDTALEGEGEMEKGTAYRIRYFGDKKGLLGGVESFEGVSDCFSFKA, from the coding sequence atgGACGCCCATGAAAAACTGCTCGACCCCGCCAACGTCTGGGTTGACTCGGAAAAGGACGGAGCttatcaacaacagccgTTGCTATcacaaccacatcaacagACCAAAGACGGGGACTCGGAGAACAAGAGATCACTACCGAAAAGAATATACTACCGGTCCATCATCGGGTACCTCACCTCCATTCTCGgcgccctcatcctcggctgTGCACTACTTAGATTGTTTGCCGCCGAAGCCCCCGGAAACTGGACATCAtggacaacctcaaccccccaccccccaccaacaaacaacaacaacaacaacacataTCTCCTCGGCGTGGGCAAAGCAGACATCACCGGCCCCGTAGTCGAAATCAACCTCATGGGCTACGCCGACCCCAAACAAGTCGGTTCCGGTCTCCGTCAACGCCTCTACTCCCGCGCCTTCATCGTCGGCAACATCGACAACCCTTCCGACCGGTTGGTTTACTTGGTGCTGGACACCCAATCAGGTGACACCGCCGTTCGCTACGGCATCCTCAACGCTCTCGAGAGCTTGGGGGAGGAATATAAAGTGTACGGTCACCACAACGTTGCTGTTACGGGAACGCACTCCCACGCTGGGCCAGCTGGGTGGTTGAATTacctcctcccacaaatCACAAGCAAAGGGTTTGATCACCAAGGCTACCGAGCCATTGTGGACGGGGCGGTGGAATCCATCAGAAAAGCGCATCAGAGTCTCACGCCGGGGTATCTCAGCGTCGGGACGACAAAGGTTTTTGGCGCGAATATCAACCGGAGTTTGTTCGCTTACCTTGCCAaccctgaggaggagagggtgaggtatAATATTAGCATCGAAGACGACGGGTCCGTTGAAAAGGATTTGACGCTCTTGAAATTTGAACGTGCCGCTGATGAGAAGGCTTTGGGTGTGCTGACGTGGTTTCCCGTCCATGGGACTTCGTTGTTGGGGAACAACACCCTTATTGCGGGGGATAATAAAGGGGTTGCGGCCTATTTGTTTGAAAAGTCGATGAGAGGGGAGAATCCAGATTTTGTGGCTGGTTTTAGCCAGGCGAGTGTGGGTGATACGAGTCCTAATGTTCTGGGCGCGTGGTGCGAGGATGGGTCAGGGAAGATGTGCAGTTTTGAGAATAGCACTTGTCCTGTTGATGGCAAGTCACAGTCTTGTCATGGTCGTGGGCCCGGGTTTCAAACTCCGGACAGCGGAGCTAGGTCCTGTTTCGAGATCGGGAAGAGGCAGTTTGAGCCTGCGAGGAAACTGTTTGACGAGGGGGGCCTCACGCcggtgagggggggttgggtgaagGCTTTTCACAAGTTTCACAACATGACCGGGTTTGAGTTTGAGCTGCCGGGTGGGAGGATGGCAAAGACTTGTCCGGCTGCGCTGGGGTATTCTTTTGCGGCGGGGACGAGTGATGGGCCGGGGGCGTTTGATTTTACGCAGCATGATGGGAACGAAAACACCACTTCGCCGGTGTGGAAGGTTGTGTCGAGGTTTTTGAAGGATGCGAACGAGGAGCAGAGGGCGTGTCATGGTGCCAAGCCGATTTTGCTGGAtgtgggggagatggagaggccGTATCTGTGGACGCCGaatgtggttgatgttcaAGTGTTTAGAGTTGGACAGCTTTTTATTATTGTTTCACCTGGGGAAGCGACGACGATGGCTGGACGGAGATGGAAGGAGGCCGTGAGGACCAGCGAtgaggcgggagaggatgcGGTTGTTGTGTTGGGGGGTCCAGCCAACAGTTATACGCATTATATCACTACGGAAGAGGAGTACGGGATCCAGAGGTATGAAGGGGCTTCGACTCTGTATGGACCGCACACGCTGGCGGCGTATATCAACGTCACgatggggctgttggggtaTTTGAATCCGGATTCGCCGGCGCCTCCGCCGCATGATCAGAAGTCTATGGTGTATCCGCCGGATAATACGAACCAGTCGTTGTCGTTTATCCCGTCAGTGGTGATGGACAATGCGCCGCTTTTCAAGTCTTTTGGGGATGTTTTGACGGATGCTGAGAAGGGTACTCCTTATGTGATTGGGGATGTGGTCAAGGTTCGGTTTGTTGGAGCCAATCCGAGAAACAATCTGAAGCTGGGCGGCACgtatgctgctgttgagaagCTGGGTAAGGATGGGACGTGGGAAAGGTTcagagatgatggggacTGGAGTGTGATTTTTGAGTGGGAGAGGACGAGTGAGCTTATGGGTTGGAGTGAGGTGACGATCGGGTGGGATACCGCtcttgagggagagggggagatggagaaggggacGGCGTATCGGATCAGGTACTTTGGGGATaagaaggggttgttgggaggcGTGGAAAGCTTCGAGGGTGTGAGTGATTGTTTCAGCTTTAAGGCTTGA
- a CDS encoding hypothetical protein (COG:A; EggNog:ENOG503P4VU), translating to MPSITTVHESLPSQTSTPTSTQLTAAQTLITRERTLHPDDPNHALPPLPPPIPHPSPHIRILPPLQYLPPPKLNALDLS from the exons ATGCCATCCATAACCACCGTCCACGAGTCCCTCCCAT CCCAGACATCGACCCCCACATCAACCCAACTAACCGCCGCCCAAACCCTCATTACCCGCGAACGCACCCTCCACCCTGACGACCCCAAccacgccctcccccccctacCACCCCCAATTCCTCACCCCTCTCCTCACATCCGAATTCTCCCGCCTCTCCAgtacctccccccaccaaaactAAACGCCCTGGACCTGTCCTGA
- a CDS encoding hypothetical protein (COG:T; EggNog:ENOG503NU9Z) gives MSTGFSSPFGGNSNPFGRLETTGMQRVAEEDENDMVTSPTTASFGRAPADHGAGLFRSPFGADAASDTHMTGVNRPHLDPTGYPAQYNLGRRTSVSAESLKPPTGEAYDNWTPPVHPKTPEQLERLKEAISGNFLFSHLDDEQTAQVLGALIEKPIPSKDIKVITQGDTGDFFYIIEKGSFDIYVSLTGKVEPGLDGAGRKVSTIGAGGSFGELALMYNAPRAATVISAEPNCTLWALDRMTFRRILMESTFARRRMYEGFLEEVPLLSSLTPYERSKIADALKSEKFPAGHTIIREGDPGDSFYLLVDGEAVALRRGDETAVKHYKKGDFFGELALLNDAPRAASVVSTTEVKVVSLGKSAFQRLLGPVESIMRRTKYVGVKTGVEEMDPLQTV, from the exons ATGTCCACTGGCTTCAGCAGCCCTTTCGGGGGCAACTCGAACCCATTTGGCAGACTGGAGACCACTGGTATGCAAAGAgtcgccgaggaggacgaaaaTGACATGGTGACTTCGCCCACAACGGCGAGCTTTGGCCGCGCTCCAGCCGACCATGGCGCCGGTCTCTTCCGAAGCCCTTTTGGTGCCGATGCGGCATCTGATACACACATGACTGGAGTCAACAGGCCCCATCTTGATCCAACAGGCTACCCAGCCCAGTACAACTTGGGCCGTCGCACTTCGGTATCGGCCGAGTCACTGAAACCCCCTACCGGAGAAGCTTATGACAATTGGACACCTCCTGTGCATCCCAAGACGCCCGAGCAGCTGGAGCGGTTGAAGGAAGCCATCAGCGGCAATTTCCTGTTCAGCCACCTCGATGACGAGCAAACCGCCCAGGTATTGGGGGCTTTGATAGAGAAGCCGATCCCATCCAAGGATATCAAG GTGATTACCCAAGGAGATACCGGTGACTTCTTTTATATCATCGAAAAGGGTTCTTTCGATATTTACGTCAGCCTCACAGGAAAGGTCGAGCCTGGTTTGGACGGGGCTGGCAGGAAGGTTAGCACCATTGGTGCAGGCGGTTCTTTTGGAGAGCTTGCGCTCATGTACAACGCCCCGCGGGCCGCTACTGTTATTTCCGCCGAGCCCAACTGCACCCTCTGGGCCTTGGACCGTATGACCTTCCGGAGGATCCTGATGGAGTCGACCTTTGCCCGTCGTCGCATGTACGAGGGCTTCCTCGAGGAGGTGCCTTTGCTCTCAAGCCTGACCCCGTATGAGCGCTCCAAGATTGCGGATGCGCTCAAGAGCGAGAAATTCCCGGCCGGTCACACCATTATTCGCGAGGGCGACCCGGGTGACTCCTTTTACTTGCTTGTGGATGGCGAGGCGGTCGCTCTTAGGAGGGGCGACGAGACCGCTGTCAAGCACTACAAAAAGGGCGATTTCTTTGGCGAGCTCGCTCTGCTAAACGACGCACCACGCGCCGCCAGCGTCGTGAGCACCACCGAGGTCAAGGTTGTATCGCTTGGCAAGTCGGCGTTCCAGCGTTTGTTGGGGCCGGTCGAGAGTATTATGCGGAGAACCAAGTATGTGGGTGTCAAGactggggtggaggagatggatcCCCTTCAGACAGTTTAA
- the LEM3 gene encoding alkylphosphocholine resistance protein lem3 (COG:D; COG:K; COG:T; EggNog:ENOG503NVEE) — protein sequence MAPRRRRGASDDAAADDHSETDAPKNRPPNTAFRQQRMRAWQCVLTPKLIVTIFSILAVIYLGFGAYLTYLAHTVRDISIDYTKCITDAPTDDFGPIPAENIEAHFSVTNPDLDPFRSQWKRETINDVKVANYTAKREYCYVRINIPEDLKPTISFFYHLNNFYQNHRRYVNSFNAKQLLGDAVDGGTINASTCAPLTHNHEGKIIYPCGLVANSIFNDTFSPPLLLNPRNSSEDSVEYPMSTKGIAWPGIKDLYGLTSYKYSDIVPPPNWEERYKFGYDEVNNPVPDLKSDELFQNWMMLAAAPNFYKLYQKSNTSEVMAAGTYEIKIESNFDTTKYNGGKSFVLTTVSTMGSRNIWPGIIFLIVGGICLVLDVYFILSFFLWKPRKLGDPSYLSWNQPSAPQGHASTS from the exons ATGGCTCCGAGACGTCGCCGCGGAGCCTCCGACGATGCTGCCGCAGATGACCACTCCGAGACGGATGCGCCCAAGAACCGCCCACCCAATACAGCCTTTCGCCAGCAACGCATGCGCGCCTGGCAGTGTGTGCTGACACCGAAACTTATTgtcaccatcttctccattCTCGCCGTCATCTACCTTGGCTTCGGCGCCTATCTTACATACCTTGCGCATACT GTCCGCGACATCTCGATCGACTACACCAAGTGTATCACCGACGCACCAACAGATGACTTTGGACCGATTCCGGCTGAAAACATCGAGGCTCATTTCTCGGTGACAAATCCCGACTTGGATCCCTTCCGGTCTCAGTGGAAAAGAGAGACGATCAATGATGTCAAGGTCGCCAATTACACTGCGAAGCGGGAGTATTGCTATGTCCGAATCAACATCCCCGAGGACCTGAAGCCGACCATCAGCTTCTTCTATCACCTCAACAACTTTTACCAGAACCACCGTCGTTATGTCAATTCTTTCAATGCCAAGCAACTTCTCGGCGACGCAGTAGATGGCGGTACCATCAACGCCTCCACCTGCGCACCCCTGACTCACAACCACGAGGGCAAGATCATTTATCCCTGTGGCTTGGTGGCCAACTCAATCTTCAACGACACTTTCTCTCCGCCCCTGTTGTTGAACCCGCGAAATTCGTCAGAGGACAGTGTCGAGTATCCCATGTCGACCAAGGGCATCGCTTGGCCTGGAATCAAAGACTTGTATGGTCTTACAAGCTACAAATATTCAGATATTGTGCCCCCACCCAACTGGGAGGAGCGTTACAAGTTTGGTTATGATGAGGTGAACAACCCGGTACCGGATCTCAAGAGTGACGAGCTTTTCCAAAactggatgatgttggctgcCGCGCCCAACTTTTACAAACTGTACCAGAAGAGTAACACCAGCGAGGTGATGGCTGCTGGTACATACGAGATCAAGATTGAGTCCAACTTCGACACCACCAAGTATAATGGCGGGAAGTCTTTCGTCCTCACCACTGTCTCGACAATGGGATCGCGCAACATCTGGCCAGGAATCATTTTCCTGATTGTTGGCGGTATCtgtcttgttcttgacgTCTACTTCATCTTGTCGTTCTTTTTGTGGAAGCCGCGCAAGCTTGGCGACCCATCATATCTTTCGTGGAACCAGCCATCGGCACCACAGGGGCATGCTTCGACTTCATAA
- the SPT16 gene encoding FACT complex subunit spt16 (MEROPS:MER0026495; BUSCO:EOG09260K4V; EggNog:ENOG503NW09; COG:K), producing MLLTTDTLYILTTQKKAKYLDQIKGGRFPVEVLVKGKDAAENERHFIKITDAIKAAGKKVGVLTKDTSSGPFIDEWKKIYADNCKDVEQVEIAPALSTAAFSVKDEAELRAMRSSSKACVALLTPYFLDEMSNILDQDKKIKHSALADKVYNKLEDENFWKSVQLPNRQKLPSDFDPEQLDWVLGPIVQSGGKFDLKWQQDSDDEILHPGIIIAAMGLRYKSYCSQIARTFMVDPNKSQESNYKFLLSVHNMILKGIRDGVVVKDVYSKALGLIKSKKPELEKHFLKNVGYGIGLENKDPTLVLNAKNQRTLRDGMTLVITTGFSDIQNPNPQDKNSKTYSLVLTDTVRVTAAEPVVFTGEAPVEVDATSFFFKDEDEAQPTPKKEKRDSRVGAVATKNITSTRLRSERNTAVDDDAEKRRRAHQKELSAKKQAEGLAKYAESTADQNGVEVKKFKRFESYKRDNQFPPKVRDMGIVIDQKNATIVLPVMGRPVPFHVNTIKNASKSDEGEWSFLRINFLSPGQGVGRKDDQPFEDASAHFVRSLTFRSTDGDRYTDIANQIANLKREAVKKEQEKKDLEDVIEQDKLVEIRNRRPAVLDNVFIRPAMEGKRVPGKVEIHQNGLRYQSPLSTTQRVDILFSNVRHLFFQPCEHELIVIIHVHLKDPILFGKKKTKDVQFYREATDIQFDETGNRKRKYRYGDEDEFEAEQEERRRRNELDRLFKSFADKIAEAGKNEGLEVDMPLREIGFNGVPFRSNVYIQPTTECLIQITEPPFMVITLDDIEIAHLERVQYGLKNFDLVFIFKDFTRPPAHINTIPVESLEDVKEFLDSVNIAYSEGPLNLNWSVIMKTVTADTHQFFLDGGWGFLQNDSDEEGGSDEEEEESAFEISESELDVASESSEEDSDFDSNASAEASDEAEMSDEEEGEDWDELEKKARKRDRESGLEEEDNKKGAKKQKRR from the exons ATGCTCCTAACTACCGATACCCTCTACATTCTCACGACTCAGAAGAAAG CCAAATACCTAGACCAGATCAAGGGCGGCCGGTTCCCCGTCGAGGTGCTtgtcaagggcaaggacgCGGCCGAAAACGAGAGGCACTTCATCAAAATCACAGATGCCATCAAGGCAGCAGGG AAGAAGGTCGGTGTGCTTACCAAAGACACCTCCAGCGGCCCATTCATCGATGAGTGGAAGAAGATTTATGCCGACAACTGCAAAGATGTGGAACAGGTCGAGATCGCTCCGGCACTCTCCACCGCTGCCTTCTCTGTGAAGGATGAGGCAGAGCTCCGCGCCATGCGTAGCTCATCCAAGGCCTGCGTGGCCCTTTTGACCCCGTACTTCCTCGACGAAATGTCCAACATCCTCGATCaagacaagaagatcaagcacAGCGCCTTGGCCGACAAGGTGTACAACAAATTGGAGGACGAGAATTTCTGGAAATCTGTCCAGCTTCCCAATCGCCAGAAATTACCGAGCGATTTTGACCCAGAACAGCTTGACTGGGTCTTGGGTCCTATTGTGCAGAGCGGCGGAAAATTCGACCTCAAGTGGCAGCAGGACTCAGACGACGAGATCCTCCACCCTGGTATCATCATTGCGGCCATGGGCCTGAGATACAAGTCATACTGCTCGCAGATTGCCAGAACCTTTATGGTGGACCCCAACAAGTCCCAGGAGAGCAACTACAAGTTTTTGCTCTCTGTTCACAACATGATCCTGAAGGGGATCCGggacggggtggtggtcaaggaTGTTTACTCCAAGGCTCTTGGCTTGATCAAATCAAAGAAGcccgagctcgagaagcatTTCTTGAAGAATGTTGGCTACGGAATTGGTCTTGAGAACAAGGACCCCACTTTGGTTCTGAACGCCAAGAACCAAAGGACTCTGCGGGATGGCATGACACTTGTCATCACCACTGGATTCAGCGACATTCAGAACCCCAACCCACAGGATAAGAATAGCAAGACTTACTCCTTGGTTCTCACCGACACAGTCCGCGTCACCGCTGCAGAGCCAGTGGTGTTCACAGGCGAGGCTCCCGTGGAGGTTGATGCTacctctttcttcttcaaagacgaggatgaggctcagccaacccccaaaaaggaaaagagagacTCGCGAGTCGGTGCTGTTGCTACTAAGAACATCACTAGCACTCGCCTGCGCTCTGAACGTAACACGGCGGTGGATGACGACGCTGAAAAGAGGCGTCGCGCTCATCAAAAGGAGCTTTCAGCAAAGAAGCAGGCCGAGGGTTTGGCCAAGTATGCCGAGTCCACGGCCGACCAAAACGGCGTAGAGGTGAAGAAGTTCAAGCGCTTCGAGTCGTACAAGCGCGATAACCAGTTCCCACCCAAGGTCAGGGATATGGGCATTGTTATTGACCAAAAGAACGCCACCATCGTTCTGCCAGTGATGGGCAGACCCGTTCCGTTCCACGTCAATACCATCAAGAATGCCAGCAAGAGTGATGAAGGCGAGTGGTCATTCCTGCGCATCAACTTCCTGTCACCAGGTCAGGGTGTTGGACGCAAGGATGATCAGCCATTCGAGGATGCCTCGGCTCACTTCGTCAGAAGCTTGACCTTCCGTTCGACTGATGGTGATCGGTATACCGACATTGCCAACCAGATTGCCAACCTCAAGCGCGAGgccgtcaagaaggagcaggagaagaaggacctgGAGGATGTTATCGAGCAGGACAAGCTGGTTGAGATAAGAA ACCGCCGCCCCGCTGTTTTGGATAACGTCTTCATTCGGCCGGCCATGGAAGGCAAGCGTGTGCCAGGTAAGGTAGAGATTCACCAGAACGGTCTCCGCTACCAGTCACCATTGAGCACCACCCAACGTGTCGAcattctcttctccaacgtCCGCCACCTGTTTTTCCAGCCCTGCGAGCACGAGTTGATTGTCATCATCCACGTCCACCTCAAGgaccccatcctcttcggcaagaagaagaccaaggatGTGCAGTTTTATCGTGAAGCCACCGATATCCAGTTTGACGAAACCGGCAATAGGAAGCGGAAGTACAGGtatggtgatgaggacgaaTTCGAAgccgagcaggaggagcgCCGTCGTCGCAACGAGCTCGATAGGCTGTTTAAGAGCTTTGCCGACAAGATAGCCGAAGCGGGCAAGAACGAGGGATTGGAAGTGGACATGCCGCTCCGCGAGATAGGATTCAATGGCGTGCCCTTCCGTAGTAACGTGTACATCCAGCCCACGACCGAGTGTCTGATCCAGATCACGGAACCGCCATTCATGGTCATCACGCTGGACGACATTGAAATCGCCCATCTGGAACGTGTGCAATACGGTCTCAAGAACTTTGATCTGGTCTTTATCTTTAAGGACTTTACTCGACCGCCAGcgcacatcaacaccatcccggTTGAGTCGCTCGAGGACGTGAAAGAGTTTCTGGACTCCGTTAACATCGCCTACTCGGAGGGTCCCCTGAACCTCAACTGGTCGGTCATCATGAAGACCGTCACGGCAGACACCCACCAGTTCTTTTTGGACGGCGGCTGGGGTTTCCTCCAGAACGactcggacgaggagggcgggtctgacgaggaggaggaggagtcggcGTTTGAGATTAGCGAGTCGGAGCTGGATGTTGCCAGCGAGTCGAGCGAGGAGGACTCGGACTTTGACAGTAATGCGTCTGCCGAGGCTAGTGATGAGGCGGAGATgtctgatgaggaggagggggaggattgggatgagctggagaagaaggcaaggAAGAGGGATAGGGAGagtgggttggaggaggaggataataAGAAGGgggccaagaagcagaagagaAGGTAA
- a CDS encoding hypothetical protein (EggNog:ENOG503P12P), with the protein MSSIQSFYHKDSAPSRSCKPHNPENEAFTQAEIEAARRPLTQSWRPKGVYEEVTIAELQPGPAKVRFKARIVNFSAATHGRGRGRSALPENFHTLIVKDDTGVVLLKLLSSGSDQDFLKLGTLVTVWTGFVADYSAAHIAYSNFRIPFVSLMISIHPSAGSTSCIRFHNETNPSQDTTELCRVPLNYDNFINLSQVPSLMSLKAYISSGYDDNQDAHILVCVFSAGPCLTVWSKDKQKDLELIEVRVFDETCNNCVLKLWEDKVSSAASWVANQTILLITNPILKHSIRSNGLVELGIGSSSMVEVDPDFPDADWLRHMAAARTRKESVHIPFPVDIWDVDAAIHGPGRTLYTLADIDEYVREVPEVVFTGKLNLLITGVSIVEQCRKRQLCCFECCNIPLYSHNANATCKNCLKTHELSLNPKIIGSLTDEAGSVAAGKLIWSDRAWTELLFGNNNTAPAEAVHTQATHVFSELADDSHADGGVVAVKNGDDNGDVSIKKEKSDSVEIEYEKHFLGDDIFDDLDDLDDPFDDLQPQEVVAKQSYESWKVLTRLDNDSLRDVEERLLYSRVTLTFGWSSRVGRLCVLGVEW; encoded by the exons ATGTCGTCGATACAATCCTTCTACCACAAAGACTCGGCCCCCTCTAGGTCTTGCAAACCTCACAATCCTGAGAACGAGGCCTTTACacaggccgagattgaggCAGCTCGCCGACCACTTACACAATCCTGGCGACCAAAGGGCGTCTACGAGGAAGTCACTATTGCTGAACTTCAACCTGGACCTGCCAAGGTTCGGTTCAAGGCGAGGATCGTGAACTTTTCTGCCGCCACacatggaagaggaagaggtcgCTCTGCGCTCCCAGAGAACTTTCACACGCTGATCGTCAAAGATGACACTGGCGTTGTCCTC CTCAAACTCCTAAGCTCGGGCTCTGACCAGGACTTTCTCAAACTCGGCACCCTCGTGACTGTCTGGACTGGCTTTGTGGCCGATTACTCGGCAGCACACATAGCGTATTCTAATTTTCGAATCCCATTCGTCTCGTTGATGATCTCCATTCATCCCTCTGCAGGGTCAACATCCTGTATCAGATTCCACAACGAAACCAATCCATCGCAAGACACCACCGAGCTTTGCCGTGTGCCTTTGAACTACGATAACTTCATCAATTTATCTCAGGTTCCTAGTCTCATGAGTCTCAAAGCCTACATCAGCAGTGGGTATGATGACAACCAGGACGCCCATATTCTGGTATGCGTCTTCAGTGCCGGCCCATGTTTGACGGTTTGGTCCAAGGACAAGCAGAAAGATCTGGAGTTGATCGAAGTTCGAGTCTTTGACGAGACATGCAACAACTGTGTGCTCAAACTCTGGGAGGACAAGGTGTCCTCAGCCGCATCCTGGGTCGCCAACCAGACCattcttctcatcaccaacccaatCTTGAAGCACTCTATCAGGAGCAATGGGCTGGTGGAACTTGGCATCGGATCGAGTTCTATGGTCGAGGTCGACCCTGACTTTCCGGATGCTGACTGGCTTCGACACATGGCTGCCGCTCGCACGAGAAAAGAGAGCGTCCATATCCCCTTCCCGGTTGACATTTGGGATGTTGACGCTGCTATTCACGGGCCTGGCCGGACGCTCTACACGCTGGCAGACATTGATGAGTATGTCCGCGAAGTACCAGAGGTGGTTTTCACAGGCAAACTCAACCTGTTGATCACGGGGGTGTCGATTGTGGAGCAATGCAGGAAGCGGCAGCTCTGCTGCTTCGAATG CTGCAACATCCCCCTCTACTCCCACAACGCCAACGCCACCTGCAAAAACTGCCTCAAAACACACGagctctccctcaacccaaaGATCATCGGCTCCTTGACAGACGAGGCCGGCTCCGTGGCAGCAGGGAAACTGATCTGGAGTGATAGAGCGTGGACTGAACTCCTATTCGGGAATAACAACACTGCCCCAGCCGAAGCTGTACACACGCAGGCTACGCATGTGTTTTCCGAACTGGCCGACGACTCTCACGCTGATGGAGGTGTCGTCGCTGTCAAGAACGGGGATGACAATGGTGATGTGAGCAtcaaaaaggagaaaagcGACAGTGTTGAGATCGAGTACGAAAAGCACTTCCTTGGAGACGACATCTTTGACGACCTGGATGATTTGGACGACCCGTTTGATGATCTCCAGCCgcaggaggtggtggcaaaGCAGAGTTATGAGTCGTGGAAGGTGCTGACTAGGCTTGATAACGATTCGCTGAGGGACGTGGAGGAGCGGCTGTTGTATTCGAGAGTGACGCTGACGTTTGGGTGGTCgtcgagggtggggaggttgtgtgTGCTGGGTGTGGAGTGGTGA